ACGTCGACAAGCGAGTGCTCGAACTATGGGGTGAGATTCTCGATGACTTGGAGCGCGACCCTCTGTCCACAGCCGACCGGCTTGACTGGACAGCGAAGTGGGCACTGATTCGGGGGTTTACAGCTCGCGGTGTGGACATTGGCGACCCCAAGTTGAAAGCGCTAGACCTGCGCTATGCGGACATCGACCCAGCTTCTTCCCTTTATCACGCGCTCGTGCGGCGCGGCCGAATGCGTACCCTCGTCGATTCCGCCACGATCGAGCGGGCCGCCGATACGCCCCCGGCTGATACCCGCGCGTGGCTTCGCGGCACCCTGAGTAGGAACTACGGGGAACACATCATCGCTTCGAGCTGGCAGTCCATCCTGTTCGATACCGCTGGCGGGCCGCGCCGGGTGAACATCGACGACGTTGGCGGCTACACGCGCGAGCGGATAACGCTGGGCGACAACATGTCTGTCGAGCAGCTCATCGCCACCATAGAAGCCGGTTAGGGTAGGAGTATGGCGACACAACAACAGCAGCACACCGCCGGAGGCGGCGACGACCGCGGTGAAGCAACCGAGGCGGGTCAAGCGCAGCTCGACACAACTGAAGCAGTCGACTTGCTCGACGAAATCGACTCGCTGTTAGGCGAGAACAGCGAGGAATTCGTCCGCTCCTACGTGCAAAAAGGCGGGGAGTAGCCAGCGTGCCCGCCGTATACCTGCGCCGCATCGCCGGGGTGGAGACCGAGTTCGGAGTCACCGCGATGCGCGACGGCAAAGCCGTACTCAGCCCGGAGGAAATCGCGCGCTACCTCTTTCGGCCGGTCGTCGCTCAACACCGAAGCTCGAACGTGTTCCTGCCCAACGGGTCGCGGTTATACCTCGACGTGGGGGCGCACCCCGAGTACGCCACCGCTGAGTGCGACTCGGTCGCCCAGCTCGTCGCCCAAGACAAGGCGGGGGAGGTGATCTACGACCGACTGGCGCGCCGCGGCGAAGAGACGTTGGAAGCAGACGGCATCGGCGGATCCATCTATCTGTTCAAAAACAACGTCGATTCGCGCGGAAACTCCTACGGCGCGCACGAAAACTACCTCATCAGCAGGGAGCTAGCGCTCAAGAACCTGTCCCGGCAATTGCTGGCGTTTTTGATTACCCGCCAGCTCGTTTGCGGCGCCGGCCTGGTTAAAGACGGCACGTTCCTCCTGTCCCAGCGCGCGGATCAAGTATGGGAGGCCGTCTCCTCGGCCACGACGCGGACTCGGCCAATTATCAACACGCGCGACGAACCGCACGGAGATTCGCACCGTTTCCGTAGGATGCATGTCATCGTTGGGGACTCGAACATGTCGGAGACGACGTGTGCGCTGAAAATGGGCTCCACTCAGCTTGTTCTGGAGATGCTCGAGGCCGACGTGGACCTGCCGGATTTCGAGTTGGCCGACCCCATCTCGCACATCCGCGATATCGCTGCAGACCCCACGGGGGGCACCGTACTGAACTTGAAGCGCGGTGGCACGGTTAGCGCCGTCGAGGTGCAGCGCGCCACTGTCGACGCGGCTCGAAGCTGGCTCGGCGACCGAGGAGGCGAACTCGAGCGCGTCGTCGATTTGTGGGACAGGGCGGTGACAGCGGTGGAGACCCAGGATTTCCGCGGAGTGGAGACCGACATTGACTGGGTGATTAAACGCAGGTTGCTGGATCAGTTTCGGACGCGCCTCGGGTGCGACTGGGACCACCCGAAACTCGCCCACCTTGATCTCGCCTACCACGACATCCGTCGAGACCGGGGGTTGTTCTATCTTTTGCAAAGCCGTGGCCGCGCGGCGCGGTGGGTGAGCGATGCCGACATCGAGCACGCTGTCGAGCACGCGCCAGACACGACCCGCGCCCGATCGCGTGGCCGGTTCGTCTCTGCCGCTCAAGCGAAGGGTGCCGAGTACAACGCCGACTGGGTGCGCCTCAAGCTCAACCGACCCGAGCCCCGCACAGTCGAGCTGCTCGACCCGTTTGAGTCGCACAACGAGAGCGTGGACCGGCTCATCGAGGACATCGAAGCGGGGCACCCGTGAACACACGCCCGGCGGGAGAGGACGCCGCGATCCGGAGACTGACCAACCTCACATTCGCCCTACTGGGTTCGCCCCGGCCCCGCGACTTCGCGTGGATCCAAGCCCACGTCGAGGGTTACGAAGGCCGCGGGCCGGGCGCTCTCCAACGCCAAATCGCCCGAGACGTCAAGACGATCCGCCGTGCGGGTGTGCCCGCGCGCGCCGACGGGGGGCTCGTATGGGTGGATAAAGATGCCTACGAGCTGCCCGCGATTGCGTTTACCGACGAGGAGGCGACGGTCCTCGGCCTCGCCGGGGAATTGGGGCAGGGAACGAGCCTCGGGGCTTTCGCTCGATCGGGCTGGGTCAAGCTGGCGGCCTCCGGAGTCACGCGCTCTTTCGATAGTCCCGCACTCGCCTCCGCCGACAATGACGTCCTTCGCCTCGACGCCACCGTCGTGCGTGACGTGACTGCCTGCGTGCGCGGCCAGGAGCGAATGGTATTCGACTACGCCCCAGCCGCAGGAGCACCCACCCAGACCCGAGTGATGGACCCCTGGGGCATTGTCGCGCTGAACAACCGGGCGTACGTCGTCGGGTTCGACCCGGAGCGAGAGCAGGTGCGGGTATTTCGTGCCAAACGTGTCACCAACGTGCGGCGAGCCGGCTACTCGGGGCCATTCCATCAGCCGAACCGTCCCCTCGCCGAGATTGTGCGAGAGACGCTGCGTGGGCCGGTCACCGACGCGCGCCTCACCCTCGCCCGGGTCGATGCGGAGCTCGGGGAGCTATCAGAGCGCGGGCGCCGGGAGGGCAGCGAAGTCGTGTTCACGTCAGTGGAGCGCGACTGGCTTGTGCGGACCGTTGCGAGCGTGGCCACGGACATCGCCGCGATCGAGCCAAAGGACGTGCGCGACGACGTCGTGACGCTGCTTAGCCACGCCCGCGGGACCTCCGAAGGGGTGAACTGATGGATAGCCCCAAGAAGCTCGAAGGGCTGGTGCGCTCACTCAATCTCATCCCCTATCTGCGCACCCACACCGCGGCGACGCCAATGGAAATCGCGCGCGACCTGGGATCGACTCATCAGCAGGTGATGGACGACCTCTCCCGCCTCAGCCTGTCGGGGGTGGGCAGGGGCCCGGGGGAATTGATCGATCTCGTCGCTTCGTGGACGGGCATCACGCTTATCGACGATCAAGGCCTCAACCGGCCACTTCGGCTCACACCCACCGAGGCCAACGCTTTGCTCCTCACGCTGGAGTCCTTAGAGACAATGCCCGGCCTCGTCGATACGAAGGCTGTGACGTCCGCGGCGGAGAAGATTCGGAAGGTAGTCGCTGGGTCCGGGGTATCAGATGCCGTCCATCCGGCGGAGCCCGGCCCGGCAGCCGCCGTGGCCGAGGCGGTTGCGGTGAAGCACAAGCTTGAGTTGGTGTATTACTCCGCGTCGTCCGACACGACCTCCACACGAAGAGTTACGCCTGTCAACCTATTTCACCGGGATAGTGAGACGTACCTGAGAGCTGTTGAGGACGATGTGGTCAAAACTTTCCGCCTTGACCGCGTGCGGGCGGCGACTGTCCTGGATGCCCCGGCACCGCCTGAAGTGATATCCCGCGCGGGCGGTTTTGACGCGCGTGATCCGTTTGGTTTCTCCGACGCGGCACGCGCCCGCGTCGAGGTGCGTCGCGAGGCGACGTGGCTGGCCGATTATTGGGAGATTGACCTGGAGGTTTCCGCACCTGCTCGCGAGGGATGGGTAAGCGCCGAGATTCCCTACGGCACCGTCGAATGGCTTATCAGGTTTTGCCTCGCTCAGGCTGACCGCGTGGTTCTTCGGCACCCCGCAGACGTCGCGGAAGAGGTTGCGCGTCGGGCGCGGTTGGCGGCGGAGAGGTTAAGATAGGTCGATGCAACGCCGGACGGCGCCCGCAGAAAGGAAAATTATGGCGAACCTAGGTTGGACCGAGATTCTCATCATCTTGGCCATCATCCTGCTTCTTTTCGGAGCAAACAAGTTGCCGGACCTCGCGCGGTCTATGGGACGCTCCGCGCGGATTTTTAAGTCCGAGGTGAAGGAAATGCGCAACGACGATGCCGTGGTTGAGGCCGCAGCGCCTACCGATCGCCCGGCGGAGCTCCCGAAGAGCGAGGTGCCTCAGACGAACCAGGAGACAAAGAGCGCCGAGACTTTTTGGGACCGGCCTGAGAACCAGCCTCGCTAAGCAGTGAGCACACCGACGCGCAAGCGGTGGACGCTCAAGCGGAAACCCAAAGACCCCGAGGGAAACATGTCCCTCGTCGAGCACCTGCAGGAGCTGAGACGGCGCGTTGTCATCTCCATGCTCGCCCTGCTCGCGGGCACCGTAGTCGGGTTCGTGTGGTATCAATCCGCGCCCGCGGGGTTGTTGCCGTTAGGAGAGATCATCCGTGGGCCGTATTGTAATCTCCCTGCTGACCTGCGGGCGGATTTCACGGGTGACGGGGAATGCCGGCTGCTAGCAACGACTCCGTTTGAGATGTTCATGCTCCGCCTCAAGGTCGGGTTCCTTGCCGGCATCGTCATGTCTTCACCGATCTGGTTAACCCAGATCTGGGCGTTTATTACGCCCGGCTTGCACCGCAACGAGAAGCGCTACACGTTCAGCTTTGTCACGCTGGCGGTGACGCTCTTTGTTCTCGGAGCGATGCTCGCGTACTTCGTCCTGGACAAGGGCCTCTACGTGCTCATGTCGATCGGTTCCGAGGTTCAAGTCGCGGCTCTGACGGGCCACGAGTACTACAGCTTCATGCTCAGTTTGATCGTCATCTTCGGCGTGAGCTTCGAACTTCCACTGGTCATCGTCATGCTCAATCTCGCGGGCCTCCTCCGCTACGAGCACGTTCGCGACAAACGACGCATGATCTCGGTAGGGCTGTTCATCTTCGCCGCGTTCATCACTCCTGGCCAGGACCCGTTCTCGATGATCGCCCTGGGTGCTGCGATGTCCCTGTTGGTCGAGTTGGCCTTCCAGTTCTGCCGCATCCGCGACAAGAAAAAGTCCGCGCAGCGGCCCGCGTGGATGGATACCGACGACGAGTCTGCTTCCGGCCCCATCGCCGCGCCGGAGCCTGTCCAAGCGAGCCCACGCCCCGTACACGCCGACTATTTTCGAGACGTACTCTAGGGGGCATGTCTGCCTCTTTTCCGACGGCCACTTCGAATTCCCATTTCGCGCACTTTAGGGCGTCGATAAGCTTCGAGCTCGATGATTTTCAGGTGCGGGCCTGCCAGTCGGTGGAGAAGGACCGCGGGGTGCTGGTGTGTGCCCCGACCGGTTCAGGCAAAACGATTGTGGGGGAGTTCGCGGTCTCACTAGCCCTCAGCCGAGGGACGAAGTGCTTTTACACCACGCCCATCAAGGCGCTGAGCAACCAGAAGTATCACGATCTTGTGGGTCAGCACGGCGCTGACGCTGTGGGGTTGCTCACCGGGGATGTGAGCATCAACGGGTCGGCCGAGGTTGTCGTCATGACCACCGAAGTCCTCCGCAACATGATTTACGCGCAGTCACCGCAGCTCGACCGGCTCTCCCACGTTGTGATGGACGAGATTCACTACCTCGCCGACCGCGACCGCGGGGCCGCGTGGGAAGAAGTCATCCTCAATCTGGATGATTCCGTGTCTATCATCGGCTTGTCCGCCACGGTGTCCAACTCCGAGGAGTTCGGCGAATGGCTGGCCACGGTCCGGGGTGACACCGACGTCATCGTCTCCGAGCACAGGCCTGTCCCGCTCAGCCAGTACATGATGGTTGGCCGCAAGGTCTTCCCGCTGTTCGAACCTGGATCCGACGGTGCCGTCAACCGCGATCTGGCCCGCGCGATCGAGAGAGCGGACGCGGGCGCCGCCGACGACGGCAGGCGAGACTTCGAGTCGGGGCGTGGGTTCCGCGCCCGGGCGGAGGGTCGCCGCTCTGGGCGGGATCGAAGCCAGGACCGAATGAGACCGGTTGGACGGCCGGAGGTGATTTCGGCACTGCAGGGCCGCGACATGCTGCCTGCGATTGTGTTTATTTTCTCACGGGCGGGGTGCGACGGTGCGGTGATCCAGTGCCTGCGCTCCCGGCGAGAGCTCACCTCACCGGAGGAACAAGAGCGCATCGCGACGATTATCGACGACGGCGTGGCCGACATTCCCGCCGAAGACCTGGCCGTGTTGAACTACCGTCACGTGCGGACCGCCTGGTTGCGCGGGTTCGCGGCGCACCATGCGGGCCTGCTACCTGCTTTCAAGCACATTGTGGAGAGGCTCTTCGTTGAGGGCTTAGTCAAAGTCGTCTTCGCTACCGAGACGCTCGCACTGGGCATCAATATGCCGGCCCGCACGGTGGTCTTGGAAAAGCTGGTCAAATTCAACGGCGAGGCACACGTCGACCTCACTCCCGGGCAATACACCCAGCTCACGGGACGAGCTGGGCGTAGGGGTATCGACCACATCGGAAACGCCGTCGTGCAGTGGGCGCCGGCCGTGGATCCGCACGAGGTCGCGGGATTGGCCTCCACACGCACCTACCCGCTTATCTCTCCCTTCCAACCTGGGTACAACATGGCCATCAACATGGTGAAGATGAATGGCTACGACAATTCCATCCGGCTCATCGAGCAGTCCTTCGCCCAGTTCCAAACCGATCGTTCCGTCGTCGGGGAGGTTCGTGACGTTGAGCGCAGGCGCGCGAAAGTGGATAAGCTGCGCGCTCAGCTCGAGCGGGACATCGCGAGCTTCGCGCCGCCCTCCGCCGACCCCAGCGGGGATCTACTGGAATATCTCACCCTCCGCCGGAACTTGCGCGAGGCCGAGCGGGAATCCCGCGCTCGGGCCATGGAGGAGCGTGCGGAAGAAACGCGGATGATTCTCAGCCGCCTGCAGGTCGGCGAGGTTATTGCGCTTCCTGGTAAGAAACGGCCAGAGCTGGCCGCGGTTGTGCAGGTTGCGGGCCGAGATCGGCCGTGGATCACTACGGAGCGCGGGTGGTCGGGGAGAGTCGACGCCTCCGCCTTCCGGAACCCACCCGTTGTCGTAGGACGTATCAAAATCCCGCGCCACATGCAGGACCAGCCGCGCAAACACGCCCGGAAAGTGGTGAGCTTGCTTGCCTCCGGCACCTTTCGCGCCCCCCGGAAACTGCGCGTGGAGGCGCGAACCCGCCCGAATAAGAAGGTCTCCGCGTTGCGCGAGGCCGTGAGCAGCCACCCCGTGCACTCCTGGCCCGCCCCGGACCGAGAGATGCTCGCGCGAGTGGGGGAGGAGCTCGCGCGAGAAACACGCAAGCTGGAAGGGGTCCAAGGCAAGCTCGATTCGGACACCGACTCCCTCGGCCGCACGTTTGAACGCATCATTGGTCTGCTTGCTGAGATGAACTACGTCGACATCGAGGGTGGCGACGTGACCGTCACCGACGAGGGTGAGCGGCTGGCGGCCATACACAGCGTCTCCGACCTGCTCGTCGCCCAATGTCTTAAGAGGGGCGTGTGGGAAGAGCTGGACCCCGCCGAGCTAGCGGGCGTCGTTTCCCTGTGCGTGTTCGAAAACCGTAAGGCCACCGGGGGCAGCCCGCAGGCGCCAACCGAAAAGATGGCCGAGGCGATCTCCCACACGATGCGGATTTACGACGAGCTAGTGTCCGACGAGCGCCGTCACCGGTTGCCCCCCACGCGGCTTCCGGACCAAGGCTTTGCCTTGTCGGTTCATCAGTGGGCAGCGGGCGCCCCACTCGGGTATGCGCTCGCTGCGGCAGCGCAATCGGGGGCCGAACTGACGCCCGGTGACTTCGTGCGGTGGTGCCGGCAAGTGATCGACCTGCTTGAGCAAGTTGCCACGACGGGGTACGACTCAGCCATTCGCCGCACCGCGCACCGGGCCATTGATGCCATTCGCCGTGGGGTTGTCGCGATCGGCGCGTAAGCTCGACGCCATGGCAGACGGAACCCTCCTCATACTCGGGGCTACCAGCGATATTGGCCAGAACATCGCTCTCCGTTTGTGCGCTGGCAGGCACGTGGTGCTCGCGGCGCGTGACCTGGAGCGGGCGGCGGGCGTCGAGAAGCGACTGCGCGATGGGGGAGCTGCTTCTGTCACAGTGACCCCCTTCGAGGCGACCGACCTCGCTTCTCACCGGCGTGTCATCGAAGACGCTGGCCCGGTCACCACCGCGGTGGTTTCCTTCGGGATTTTGGGGGATCAGGCGTTGGCCGAGCGCGACGAGCGCGAGGCCGCGCGCATCGCGGAGGTGGACTACCTCGCACAGATCAACGCGCTGACGGTGCTAGCACACGTCATGACGAGCGGTGACATCGTCGCTTTTTCCTCCGTCGCCGGGTGGCGCGCCCGCCGCGCGAACTACGTCTATGGCTCAACCAAAGCGGGCCTCGACGCGTTCTGCCAGGGCCTGATGGACAGGCTCCACGGTTCGGACGTCAACCTGGTACTCGCCAGGCCGGGTTTCGTTATCGGCTCGATGACCAGGGGGATGAAACCCGCGGTACTCTCCGTCACGCCCTCCGACGTCGCAGACGCGGTCGTGGCCGCGCTTGGACGCAGCCGGACGGTGTGGGTTCCGCGCCGACTGGCTCTTCTCGCGGCCGTGATGCGCATTGTCCCGCGGCCGATCTGGCGACATATGCCGCGCTAAAAATGCTCAGCGCTTTCGCGAGGGCCACCGTACCCCTTCTTTTCGACGCCACGCGCGCGCACCCTGGAACAGACCCAGAGTTCGGCCACGCGACGTGGTTGGTGGGGACAACGCCCGGCCAGCTACTCCAGTCCCACTGCGTACGAGCCATCGGGTTGGGGTCGCGGCTTAACCCCGCCCGCGCATGGCGCATCGATTACGCCACCTCCGACGCCCAGCGGCGCGTCGTGAGCGCAACGGGCGCCGTGTTTCGCTCGTTGTGTCCCTGGCGGGGTCATGGGCCGCGTCCCACAGTTGCTTTCGCGCCCTCGACACAGGGGGTCGCCCCCAGGTGCGACCCGTCCTATTCCTGCACGGTGGGTGTCGCGCTGCGCCGCCAGCCCCTCGACCTCATCGCGTCGTACGAACAACCCACCATCAACCTCTTCCTCGCCGCCGGGTGCAACGTGGTCCTCACGGATTACCCGCGAGAGCCGGAATCGGGGGTGCAGTTGTACTGTGATCACCTCTCGGCGGCTCGCGCGCTCGCCGACGCGCTGCGCGCCGCGGCCGAGCTCGGCATCGGGTCCGATAACCTGGGCCTCTGGGGGTTTTCCCAGGGAGGTGGTGCTATCGGCGCGTGGCTGGAAAACTCCCACTACGCCCCCGAACTGCAACCGCTGGCGGCCGTGATTGGATCCCCGCCTGCCAATCTCGCCGAGGTCTTAGACCACGTCGATGGTTCGCTTCCCTCGACCGTAATCCTCTATGCCGTGGCGGGCATGATGGCGGCGGACCCAGGCATTGCCGCAGAAATCGCCGCTGTCCTCAGCCCCTCCGGTCTCGCGGCTATCGAGCTCGGAGAGCGCGTTTGCGCCGTAGGTGCAGTCGCGCACACCCGCTGGCGGAGCACCCGAGAGTGGACGCAAAGCGGGCTGCGCATGAGCGATACGCTGGAGCATCTCCCGCGAACCCGCGATTACCTTGACCGAAACGTGCTGGGGCGGCACGCCATTCCGGACATTCCTGTCCGATTTTGGGCCGCACTGCACGACGATGTCGTACCGTTTAGCAGTTCGCTGAGCCTCGCGCGCGCGTGGGGCGTGAAGCTAGCAGAGTCGCGCATTCCCCGAGTTCCCGGCCGGAGCGGTTTTAACCATTTCGCACCTTATTACCTGCGTCTACACCGGGACGCTCGATGGTTGGTAAGCCAATTGGGCGGGTAAGCTATCCCCATGCCGCTCGTCCTCGTTGCTTACGTTCTTATCGAAGCCCTGGCCTATGTCGGGGTCGCTCAACTCCTCGGGTGGGGGTGGGCGTTTCTCGCGCTCGTGGCGGTGATGGCTCTTGGTGGCGCCGCTGCGGGCCTCTCGCTACGGGGAGTGCTAGCGCGAGCCGCTCATGGGCAGGGGTCCATCGGCCAGGTGGCAGGGGACACGGCCTTGCTGGCTGCGGGTTGGGCCCTCTGCGTCGTTCCCGGGTACGTCACGTCCATCCTCGGTGTGGCTCTTGTGGCAGGGCCGACCCGCGGCGCGATTCGTCGCATCCTCACCACTCGCGTCAAGGACACCGTCGAACACTTCGGGGCTCGTGTTTATTCCGCATCGCCCGCTGGGCAACAGCACACGAGCTACGGCACGTTCCGGTCCGAACCGGGAGTGATCGATGCCACCGAGCTCGAACGGTGGTACCACGCCGACAGCGCAGGGGATCAGGACCGACGCCCGGGCGAGTCGAGCTAGGTGGGTGCACTCCTTCGCCTCGCACTCGCAGCCGTTTCGGGTGCACTCGTCTTTACGTCGTACGAGCCGTTAGGACTGTGGCCCCTCGCCGTCGTCGGAATCGGTGCCTTTTATGCCGCACTGATGCCCTGGCCTGCAGGGGTGGGGAGTTGGGCCCGGTCGAATCCTTCGGGCCGCTTCGGCGCGCTGCTGGGTTTCGTTCACGCTTTAAGCCTCTATCTCCTCCTCCTCCCGTGGGTCGGGGAGTTTGTGGGGCCCGCGCCGTTTGTGGCGCTGTCGATAACGTTGGCTTTGTTCTCCCTGCCGGTGGGTGCGTTCGGTGTCCTGCTCGGACGCGGCAGATGGGGGTTCGCCGCGTTTCCTTTCCTCTACCTTGCCTGCGAATACGTTCGATCCTCGGTCCCCTTCGGTGGGTTCCCGTGGGTCCGTCTCGCCTGGGGGCAAATAGAAGGCCCGCTCGCAGGGCTCGCCGCGTGGGGAGGGCCAGCTCTAGTCACCGCCGCGACGGTCGCTGTCGCGAGCAGCGCCGCCAGCATGGTTCTACGAACGCATCGCTTTTCGACGTCCCTTTTCGCCCTGGTCCCTCTTAGCCTCGGTGTGGCGGCCAGCGTGGTTGTCAGTTTGCCGGAAGATTCGGCTCACCCCGCCCCGCACGAAGTAGGCAAGGTCACTGTTGCGGCGGTCCAGGGGAACGTCCCGCGGATGGGTTTGGATTTCAATGCCCAACGAAGGGCCGTGCTAGCCAACCACGTTGCACAAACCGAGGCCCTCGCTGACTCAGGCGTGCTCGCCGACTTCGTCGTGTGGCCGGAAAACTCCTCCGACGTCAACCCATTTAGCGATTCGGAGGCCTCGCGCCTCATTGATCGCGCCGTTGACGCGGTGGATGTTCCAATTTTGGTGGGAACAATCACCCGCGATTCCGTTGGCGCACGCAACACCATGGTTGTGTTCAACCCGGACGGGCAGGCGGGGGACTACCACAATAAGAAATACCTCCAGCCATTCGGGGAGTACATGCCCTGGCGCGGTTTTTTCCGGCGGTTTTCGCACTATGTGGACATGGCGGGGGATTTCAAGCCAGGGGATGGAACGGGAACCGTGCGGATCGGCGGGGCGACGCTGGGGATTGCGACCTGCTATGAAGTGGCCGTCGACGCGGCGTACCGCACAGCGGTCAATTCAGGAGCCCAGATCCTAGCGACCCCCACAAATAACGCGACGTTCGGGTTTACGGACATGACATACCAGCAACTTGCCATGAGCCGCATGCGGGCGATAGAGACTGACCGTGCCGTTGTCGTGGCCGCGACCTCGGGGGTGTCCGCAATCGTTAACCCAGACGGCACCGTCGCGCAACAGACCTCCATCTTCGAACCCGCCTACCTCGTGCAGACGCTGCCCCTCAGGGATTCCATCACCCCGGCTGTGCGCTACGGCGCATACGTCCAAGGCTTTCTTGTGGCAGCGGGCGCCGTCGTCACGATGTGGGCGGGTATGCTGCGTTGGGGACGTCGGCGGGCATCGCTTGGCGCCGATATCGAAGCGTAAGAGACAAAGGAGAACGTGCCGTGGCCAACACCACCGTGGTCATCATCCCGACGTACAACGAGGTTGAGAACCTTTCACGCATCGTGGAGGGTGTGCTCACCGCGGCGAAGGACGCCGGCCGCGGACTTGACATCCTCGTCGTGGACGACAATTCGCCGGACGGGACGGGGCAGCTCGCCGATGAGCTCGCCACCCAGCACGACGAGGTTCACGTCGTCCACCGCGCGGGAAAGGAGGGGCTCCTAGCCGCGTACCGCGAGGGCTTCCGGTGGGCGCTGGAGCGCGACTACGAGGTCGTCGTTCAAATGGACGCAGACGGTTCTCACGCGCCGGCTGACTTGCCGAAGCTACTGGCCGAGATCGACCGGGGTGCGGACCTTGTAATCGGATCCCGCTACGTTCCGGGCGGCGTGGTGAAGGATTGGCCCGAGAGCCGCCACCAGCTGTCTAAGTGGGGAAACCGCTATATTGGCCTCGCGCTGGGCGACCACGTGAACGACATGACCGCGGGCTTCCGCGCTTTCCGCCGTGAGGTCCTCGAGACAGTCGACCTCAACGCCCTCTCCCCGAAGGGCTACATTTTCCAGGTTGACCTTGCCCACCGTGCTATCGCGGAAGGCTTCGATGTCCGAGAGGTCCCCATTACCTTCGTTGATCGCACCGCGGGGGAATCCAAGCTGGACGCGGGCTTCGCTGGGGAATCGTTCGTTGAGGTAACCAAGTGGGCCGTCGCCGAAAAGAGCGAAC
The nucleotide sequence above comes from Corynebacterium capitovis DSM 44611. Encoded proteins:
- a CDS encoding ubiquitin-like protein Pup, producing MATQQQQHTAGGGDDRGEATEAGQAQLDTTEAVDLLDEIDSLLGENSEEFVRSYVQKGGE
- a CDS encoding SDR family NAD(P)-dependent oxidoreductase, which encodes MADGTLLILGATSDIGQNIALRLCAGRHVVLAARDLERAAGVEKRLRDGGAASVTVTPFEATDLASHRRVIEDAGPVTTAVVSFGILGDQALAERDEREAARIAEVDYLAQINALTVLAHVMTSGDIVAFSSVAGWRARRANYVYGSTKAGLDAFCQGLMDRLHGSDVNLVLARPGFVIGSMTRGMKPAVLSVTPSDVADAVVAALGRSRTVWVPRRLALLAAVMRIVPRPIWRHMPR
- the tatC gene encoding twin-arginine translocase subunit TatC produces the protein MSLVEHLQELRRRVVISMLALLAGTVVGFVWYQSAPAGLLPLGEIIRGPYCNLPADLRADFTGDGECRLLATTPFEMFMLRLKVGFLAGIVMSSPIWLTQIWAFITPGLHRNEKRYTFSFVTLAVTLFVLGAMLAYFVLDKGLYVLMSIGSEVQVAALTGHEYYSFMLSLIVIFGVSFELPLVIVMLNLAGLLRYEHVRDKRRMISVGLFIFAAFITPGQDPFSMIALGAAMSLLVELAFQFCRIRDKKKSAQRPAWMDTDDESASGPIAAPEPVQASPRPVHADYFRDVL
- a CDS encoding helix-turn-helix transcriptional regulator, which produces MDSPKKLEGLVRSLNLIPYLRTHTAATPMEIARDLGSTHQQVMDDLSRLSLSGVGRGPGELIDLVASWTGITLIDDQGLNRPLRLTPTEANALLLTLESLETMPGLVDTKAVTSAAEKIRKVVAGSGVSDAVHPAEPGPAAAVAEAVAVKHKLELVYYSASSDTTSTRRVTPVNLFHRDSETYLRAVEDDVVKTFRLDRVRAATVLDAPAPPEVISRAGGFDARDPFGFSDAARARVEVRREATWLADYWEIDLEVSAPAREGWVSAEIPYGTVEWLIRFCLAQADRVVLRHPADVAEEVARRARLAAERLR
- the pafA gene encoding Pup--protein ligase, with product MRDGKAVLSPEEIARYLFRPVVAQHRSSNVFLPNGSRLYLDVGAHPEYATAECDSVAQLVAQDKAGEVIYDRLARRGEETLEADGIGGSIYLFKNNVDSRGNSYGAHENYLISRELALKNLSRQLLAFLITRQLVCGAGLVKDGTFLLSQRADQVWEAVSSATTRTRPIINTRDEPHGDSHRFRRMHVIVGDSNMSETTCALKMGSTQLVLEMLEADVDLPDFELADPISHIRDIAADPTGGTVLNLKRGGTVSAVEVQRATVDAARSWLGDRGGELERVVDLWDRAVTAVETQDFRGVETDIDWVIKRRLLDQFRTRLGCDWDHPKLAHLDLAYHDIRRDRGLFYLLQSRGRAARWVSDADIEHAVEHAPDTTRARSRGRFVSAAQAKGAEYNADWVRLKLNRPEPRTVELLDPFESHNESVDRLIEDIEAGHP
- the tatA gene encoding Sec-independent protein translocase subunit TatA, which translates into the protein MANLGWTEILIILAIILLLFGANKLPDLARSMGRSARIFKSEVKEMRNDDAVVEAAAPTDRPAELPKSEVPQTNQETKSAETFWDRPENQPR
- a CDS encoding DEAD/DEAH box helicase — encoded protein: MSASFPTATSNSHFAHFRASISFELDDFQVRACQSVEKDRGVLVCAPTGSGKTIVGEFAVSLALSRGTKCFYTTPIKALSNQKYHDLVGQHGADAVGLLTGDVSINGSAEVVVMTTEVLRNMIYAQSPQLDRLSHVVMDEIHYLADRDRGAAWEEVILNLDDSVSIIGLSATVSNSEEFGEWLATVRGDTDVIVSEHRPVPLSQYMMVGRKVFPLFEPGSDGAVNRDLARAIERADAGAADDGRRDFESGRGFRARAEGRRSGRDRSQDRMRPVGRPEVISALQGRDMLPAIVFIFSRAGCDGAVIQCLRSRRELTSPEEQERIATIIDDGVADIPAEDLAVLNYRHVRTAWLRGFAAHHAGLLPAFKHIVERLFVEGLVKVVFATETLALGINMPARTVVLEKLVKFNGEAHVDLTPGQYTQLTGRAGRRGIDHIGNAVVQWAPAVDPHEVAGLASTRTYPLISPFQPGYNMAINMVKMNGYDNSIRLIEQSFAQFQTDRSVVGEVRDVERRRAKVDKLRAQLERDIASFAPPSADPSGDLLEYLTLRRNLREAERESRARAMEERAEETRMILSRLQVGEVIALPGKKRPELAAVVQVAGRDRPWITTERGWSGRVDASAFRNPPVVVGRIKIPRHMQDQPRKHARKVVSLLASGTFRAPRKLRVEARTRPNKKVSALREAVSSHPVHSWPAPDREMLARVGEELARETRKLEGVQGKLDSDTDSLGRTFERIIGLLAEMNYVDIEGGDVTVTDEGERLAAIHSVSDLLVAQCLKRGVWEELDPAELAGVVSLCVFENRKATGGSPQAPTEKMAEAISHTMRIYDELVSDERRHRLPPTRLPDQGFALSVHQWAAGAPLGYALAAAAQSGAELTPGDFVRWCRQVIDLLEQVATTGYDSAIRRTAHRAIDAIRRGVVAIGA
- a CDS encoding helix-turn-helix transcriptional regulator translates to MNTRPAGEDAAIRRLTNLTFALLGSPRPRDFAWIQAHVEGYEGRGPGALQRQIARDVKTIRRAGVPARADGGLVWVDKDAYELPAIAFTDEEATVLGLAGELGQGTSLGAFARSGWVKLAASGVTRSFDSPALASADNDVLRLDATVVRDVTACVRGQERMVFDYAPAAGAPTQTRVMDPWGIVALNNRAYVVGFDPEREQVRVFRAKRVTNVRRAGYSGPFHQPNRPLAEIVRETLRGPVTDARLTLARVDAELGELSERGRREGSEVVFTSVERDWLVRTVASVATDIAAIEPKDVRDDVVTLLSHARGTSEGVN